Proteins encoded together in one Gigantopelta aegis isolate Gae_Host chromosome 8, Gae_host_genome, whole genome shotgun sequence window:
- the LOC121379478 gene encoding kelch-like protein 6, which translates to MLTSDMLEKNTGVITLPTVSKETFDDVLKFHILGEDVVNDVNCFLLIDLTEMMQLDDLKVACLEYLNNNLTLTTENCVLRWRSLKNYGMEDLATKAFRYVVKNADKLSENESVMDLTEDEYLQVLFRDDLSQKEDDVLRDVQKWISQHNPSVETMVDLFTQIRFEHVSMSYLTDDVIFTTFVHQHEALQQVVKKGIKAYCSYYTKINTFIDNRISGRMLDVVFVLRNSVELLSVACLSDKRWYELPVCSNKPGGYFAAAVLEKSIYITGGSGRKKSTRVFNVWRRMWSHGPDLKHDRWEHCMAVLDDTLYVIGGKYSNTIEQLQLGQYEWQVVGHLGCRRQDSCAEAVGENILVMGGKLDWRVTDQVHCFNTNTHAVSTINIQLESGILTRSYLEMPNLYLVHYNGSVDIIHIDDINTPTLRAEHVRTYYQYGYEFGFVYKDGSIIVISKKGLEKLDFGDGSNESVTLKNTPSFRDIYGALHMQIPRFCLQ; encoded by the coding sequence ATGTTGACGTCTGACATGTTGGAGAAGAACACTGGAGTGATCACGTTACCGACAGTCTCTAAAGAAACCTTTGACGATGTGCTGAAATTTCATATTCTTGGTGAGGACGTCGTCAACGACGTCAACTGTTTTCTATTGATTGACCTCACCGAGATGATGCAGCTGGATGACCTCAAGGTTGCTTGTCTGGAATATCTGAACAACAATCTTACACTGACCACAGAAAACTGCGTTCTCAGGTGGAGATCATTAAAGAACTACGGCATGGAAGATCTTGCTACAAAGGCTTTTCGGTATGTAGTGAAAAACGCGGACAAACTGTCAGAGAATGAGTCAGTGATGGATCTGACAGAAGATGAATATCTTCAGGTGTTGTTTCGGGATGATCTGTCACAGAAAGAAGATGACGTGCTTCGAGATGTTCAGAAGTGGATCAGTCAGCACAATCCTTCAGTTGAAACTATGGTCGACCTGTTCACACAAATCAGATTTGAGCATGTTAGCATGAGCTACTTGACAGATGATGTTATTTTTACCACCTTTGTCCATCAACACGAGGCGTTACAACAAGTAGTTAAGAAAGGTATCAAAGCCTATTGTTCATACTACACAAAAATTAACACGTTTATCGACAACAGGATTTCAGGACGAATGCTTGATGTTGTATTCGTCCTTCGAAATTCTGTTGAACTATTATCTGTTGCTTGTTTGAGTGATAAGCGCTGGTATGAACTGCCTGTATGTTCTAATAAACCAGGTGGATATTTTGCAGCAGCAGTCTTAGAGAAATCAATATACATTACTGGAGGATCTGGAAGAAAAAAATCAACGCGTGTATTTAACGTATGGAGAAGGATGTGGAGTCATGGTCCAGATCTCAAACATGATCGCTGGGAACACTGTATGGCTGTTCTAGATGACACGCTGTACGTGATTGGAGGAAAATACAGTAACACTATAGAACAACTGCAGCTGGGACAGTACGAGTGGCAGGTGGTGGGACATCTCGGATGTAGACGACAAGATTCCTGTGCTGAAGCTGTTGGAGAAAACATTCTGGTGATGGGTGGAAAACTGGATTGGAGGGTAACAGATCAGGTGCATTGcttcaacacaaacacacacgctgTCAGCACAATCAACATACAGTTGGAAAGTGGAATCCTAACCAGATCATATCTAGAGATGCCAAACCTGTATTTAGTACATTACAACGGTTCTGTTGACATCATTCACATCGACGACATAAACACACCAACATTAAGAGCCGAACATGTTAGAACATATTACCAATACGGTTACGAGTTTGGATTTGTATACAAAGATGGCAGCATCATTGTTATTTCCAAGAAGGGCCTAGAGAAGCTGGACTTCGGAGATGGTTCCAACGAATCCGTTACACTGAAAAATACACCATCATTTAGGGACATCTATGGTGCATTACACATGCAGATACCACGTTTCTGTTTGCAGTAA